A genomic window from Streptococcus sanguinis includes:
- the pyrR gene encoding bifunctional pyr operon transcriptional regulator/uracil phosphoribosyltransferase PyrR, with product MKIKEVVDDITMNRAITRITYEIIERNKDLNQVVLAGIKTRGVHLAHRIQKRLAQLENIDIPVAEIDTKPFRDDIKVEEDTTVIPVDITDRQVILIDDVLYTGRTIRAAIDNLVSHGRPSRVGLAVLVDRGHRELPIRADYVGKNIPTSQTEEIVVEVTETDGQDRVLIMGE from the coding sequence ATGAAAATAAAAGAAGTTGTCGATGACATTACCATGAACCGTGCGATTACGCGGATTACCTATGAAATCATCGAGCGCAACAAGGACTTGAACCAAGTAGTCTTGGCTGGCATTAAGACCCGCGGGGTTCACTTGGCACACCGGATTCAGAAGCGATTGGCTCAGTTGGAGAATATTGATATTCCAGTCGCAGAAATAGACACTAAGCCTTTCCGAGATGATATCAAGGTTGAGGAAGATACGACAGTGATTCCAGTGGATATTACCGACCGTCAAGTAATCCTGATCGACGATGTTCTCTACACAGGCCGGACCATCCGAGCAGCTATCGACAATCTGGTCAGTCATGGACGGCCCTCTCGAGTTGGTCTGGCTGTCTTGGTAGACCGTGGTCACCGCGAACTGCCGATTCGGGCAGACTATGTTGGCAAGAACATTCCGACTAGCCAAACTGAGGAGATTGTTGTTGAGGTGACTGAGACAGACGGTCAAGATCGCGTGTTGATTATGGGGGAGTAA